One Methylobacterium sp. 77 DNA window includes the following coding sequences:
- a CDS encoding ABC transporter permease subunit produces the protein MRRLLPLAPYLWLAAFVLLPCLITLKISLSAPATAQPPYLPVLDWSAGIDGWGAFLEALDFANFETLAGDSLYRDAALSSVVYAGTATAILVILGTPIAHALARSPARFQPILVALVIVPFWTSFLIRIYAWIAILKPEGLLNAALLWSGVIARPLALLDTPAAVMIGLTYAYLPFMVLPLYAVLSRLDPALTEAAADLGATPTRAFWTVTLPLARPGIVAGALLCFIPMVGEFIIPDLLGGSDTLMLGRVLWSEFFSNRDWPLASAVAVLLLILIVGPIVLFRDAERQREDFGR, from the coding sequence ATGAGACGCCTCCTGCCTCTCGCGCCATATCTATGGCTCGCCGCCTTCGTGCTGCTGCCCTGCCTCATCACACTCAAGATCAGCCTGTCCGCACCGGCGACGGCACAGCCGCCATATCTCCCGGTGCTCGACTGGAGCGCAGGCATCGACGGGTGGGGGGCGTTCCTCGAAGCCCTGGATTTCGCCAATTTCGAGACGCTGGCCGGTGACAGCCTGTATCGCGACGCGGCCCTGTCCTCGGTCGTCTATGCGGGAACGGCGACGGCGATCCTCGTGATCCTCGGCACGCCCATCGCCCATGCGCTCGCCCGGTCACCGGCCCGTTTCCAGCCGATCCTCGTGGCCCTGGTGATCGTGCCGTTCTGGACGAGCTTCCTCATCCGCATCTATGCCTGGATCGCGATCCTGAAGCCCGAAGGACTGCTCAATGCCGCTTTGCTCTGGAGCGGCGTGATCGCCCGCCCGCTCGCTCTCCTGGACACCCCGGCGGCGGTGATGATCGGGCTGACCTATGCCTACCTCCCGTTCATGGTGCTGCCGCTCTACGCGGTGCTCTCCCGCCTCGACCCGGCGCTGACGGAGGCCGCAGCCGATCTCGGAGCCACCCCGACGCGGGCGTTCTGGACCGTCACGCTGCCGCTGGCCCGGCCCGGCATCGTCGCCGGCGCGCTCCTGTGCTTCATCCCGATGGTCGGCGAGTTCATCATCCCCGATCTCCTCGGCGGCTCCGACACGCTGATGCTCGGCCGCGTCCTCTGGAGTGAATTCTTCTCGAACCGCGATTGGCCGCTCGCCTCGGCGGTGGCGGTGCTGCTGCTCATCCTCATCGTCGGGCCGATCGTGCTGTTCCGCGATGCGGAGCGCCAGCGAGAGGATTTCGGCCGGTGA
- a CDS encoding ABC transporter permease subunit, with translation MTPLNRLSLGLGLVFLYAPIAVLVVFSFNASSLVTVWGGFSTRWYGILVNDGPLIASALVSLKVASLAALVATLLGTTAALALDRSGRFAGRGSFTGLVYAPMVMPEVITGLSLLLLFVGLGLDRGLVTLVIAHATLGLGFVTVVVGARLKGLDRSLEEAAADLGAGPFRVFATITLPLIAPALAAAFLLAFTLSLDDLVIASFVSGPGATTLPMRLYSQVRLGVNPEINAASTLLVGGVTLVVLMASFLTGRRPAGVQGA, from the coding sequence GTGACTCCTCTCAACCGCCTCAGCCTCGGTCTCGGCCTCGTCTTCCTCTACGCGCCGATCGCCGTCCTCGTGGTGTTCTCCTTCAACGCCTCCTCCCTCGTCACGGTGTGGGGCGGGTTCTCGACACGCTGGTACGGAATCCTCGTCAATGACGGCCCGCTCATCGCCTCGGCCCTGGTCTCCCTGAAGGTGGCCTCGCTCGCGGCCCTGGTGGCGACGCTCCTCGGCACGACGGCGGCGCTGGCCCTCGACCGCAGCGGCCGCTTTGCCGGACGGGGTAGCTTCACCGGGCTCGTCTACGCGCCGATGGTCATGCCGGAGGTGATCACCGGCCTGTCGCTGCTGCTGCTCTTCGTCGGACTCGGCCTCGACCGGGGCCTCGTCACCCTGGTCATCGCCCATGCCACTCTCGGCCTGGGCTTCGTGACGGTCGTCGTCGGCGCCCGGCTGAAAGGGCTCGACCGCTCGCTCGAAGAGGCGGCGGCGGATCTCGGGGCAGGGCCGTTCCGGGTCTTCGCGACCATCACCCTGCCGCTGATCGCGCCCGCGCTGGCGGCGGCGTTCCTCCTCGCCTTCACCCTGTCCCTGGACGATCTCGTCATCGCGAGCTTCGTCTCGGGGCCGGGCGCGACGACCCTGCCAATGCGCCTCTACAGTCAGGTCCGTCTCGGCGTGAACCCCGAAATCAACGCCGCCTCGACGCTCCTCGTCGGCGGCGTCACCCTCGTGGTGCTCATGGCCTCGTTCCTCACCGGACGACGCCCGGCCGGCGTTCAGGGCGCGTAG
- a CDS encoding AsmA family protein, protein MSLRRLLPALCLGILVLALIGACFPWSVASVRLTRAVGTSLTTQYGIAMKADGPAGIALLPLPRLDFEGVRLNAGTVDGPLLAEGGTLILKLGIRALLAGRIEVDTLSLERTTITLPVDDADRRWAEPVRRLKAHLTEDGGSRPRRISLTDATIVGRDPRDGSAQTASDVDLILSWPFWSSQTNVAGSFLWNDTPTQFSLSGLRLDELFSGRESPFSASVTWPAGHLSAEGRGIYAGGVSLRGQGSLQTRSLRETMDWAGTDVALAPFLETFAIDGTFESSGRNLLLPSMRLQLGDNRLEGAGSISFGENRPALQATLAAENLNLAPVLATLIRVFGPDDTLNANGWSRQSLALRPFTGGDLDLRLSAGSARLGPVVMEDVASSLLVREGSVEGSLSRASLRGGTIKGRFGLTTSASDRGETELRAQGAFDQLDLGTLLVDIGQEGWILGNAQGQFMLEGAGRTAAGLIGHLNGRSSFAMEGGTLTGLDLADVVHRNGVAADGALARRNGRTPFERAGVTLRFVDGVGDITDGMLKTASLTASLRGTLSLPERSLVARAELMPRAAGDTTLRPGASQGPPQGSLFDIEGPWDAVAVRALSREGGSDLDSRGGSIVAPNALRVPATGTFDLPMRVRAYAP, encoded by the coding sequence ATGTCGCTCCGCCGCCTTCTGCCGGCCCTGTGTCTCGGCATCCTCGTGCTCGCCCTCATCGGTGCCTGTTTCCCGTGGTCGGTCGCGTCCGTTCGCCTGACGCGGGCCGTCGGCACGTCGCTGACGACCCAGTACGGGATCGCGATGAAGGCCGACGGGCCGGCGGGGATCGCTCTGCTTCCCCTCCCCCGACTGGATTTCGAGGGCGTCCGGCTCAACGCCGGGACGGTGGACGGCCCGCTTCTCGCCGAGGGCGGAACGCTCATCCTCAAGCTCGGCATTCGCGCGCTGCTCGCGGGCCGCATCGAGGTCGACACCCTCTCGCTCGAACGCACCACGATCACCCTCCCCGTCGATGACGCGGACCGGCGATGGGCCGAGCCTGTCCGCCGCCTGAAAGCCCATCTGACCGAAGATGGCGGCTCGCGGCCCCGGCGCATCAGCCTCACCGATGCCACCATCGTGGGCCGCGATCCGCGCGACGGCAGCGCCCAGACCGCGAGCGACGTCGACCTGATCCTGTCCTGGCCGTTCTGGTCCTCGCAGACCAACGTCGCGGGAAGCTTCCTCTGGAACGACACCCCGACCCAGTTCTCCCTCAGCGGCCTCCGGCTGGACGAACTGTTCTCGGGCCGGGAATCTCCCTTCTCCGCCTCCGTGACCTGGCCGGCGGGCCACCTCTCGGCGGAAGGACGCGGTATCTACGCCGGAGGCGTATCGCTTCGCGGCCAGGGCAGCCTGCAGACCCGGTCCTTGCGCGAGACCATGGACTGGGCGGGGACGGACGTCGCCCTCGCGCCATTCCTGGAGACCTTCGCCATCGACGGCACATTCGAGAGTTCGGGCCGTAACCTGCTCCTGCCGTCGATGCGCCTTCAACTCGGCGACAACCGCCTCGAAGGTGCAGGCTCGATCAGCTTCGGCGAGAACCGCCCGGCCCTGCAGGCGACTCTGGCTGCGGAGAACCTGAACCTCGCGCCCGTTCTGGCCACCCTGATCCGGGTCTTCGGCCCCGACGATACGCTGAACGCCAATGGCTGGAGCCGCCAGAGCCTCGCGCTGCGGCCCTTCACCGGCGGAGATCTCGACCTGCGTCTCTCGGCGGGAAGCGCCCGCCTCGGTCCGGTCGTGATGGAGGATGTCGCCTCCAGTCTCCTCGTGCGCGAAGGCAGCGTCGAAGGCTCTCTCAGCCGCGCTTCCTTGAGGGGCGGTACCATCAAGGGGCGGTTCGGCCTCACCACCTCGGCCAGCGATCGCGGCGAGACGGAATTGCGGGCGCAGGGCGCCTTCGATCAGCTCGACCTCGGCACGCTCCTCGTCGATATCGGGCAGGAGGGTTGGATTCTGGGCAACGCCCAGGGACAGTTCATGCTGGAGGGAGCGGGCCGCACCGCAGCCGGCCTCATCGGGCATCTCAACGGACGTTCGTCCTTTGCCATGGAGGGCGGCACTCTCACGGGTCTCGACCTTGCCGATGTGGTCCATCGCAACGGAGTCGCCGCCGATGGTGCCCTGGCCCGCCGGAATGGCCGCACCCCGTTCGAACGAGCGGGGGTGACCCTGCGCTTCGTCGATGGGGTCGGGGACATCACCGACGGGATGCTGAAGACGGCATCGCTCACCGCCTCGCTGCGCGGAACCCTGTCGCTGCCCGAGCGCAGTCTCGTCGCGAGGGCGGAACTGATGCCGCGAGCGGCAGGCGACACGACCTTGCGGCCGGGCGCCTCCCAGGGGCCGCCGCAAGGGTCGCTCTTCGACATCGAGGGACCGTGGGACGCCGTCGCCGTCCGTGCTCTTTCCCGTGAGGGTGGCTCGGATCTCGATTCCCGTGGAGGCTCGATCGTCGCTCCCAACGCGCTGCGCGTGCCGGCGACGGGCACCTTCGACCTGCCGATGCGCGTAAGAGCCTACGCGCCCTGA
- a CDS encoding CoA transferase subunit A gives MKKVYSDATQAVAGVLKDGMTIMAGGFGLCGIPDELIDAIQASGVKDLTVISNNAGIDNVGLGKLLQTRQIAKMISSYVGENKEFARQYLGGELAIEFNPQGTLAERIRAGGAGIPAFFTKTGVGTLIAEGKEIREFDGETYVMERGLFADLAIVHAWKGDTEGNLVYRKTARNFNPMMATAAKVTIAQVEHLVQPGEIDGDAIHTPGIFIKRLIHVAIREKRIEQRTTRKRGEAAIPSAAV, from the coding sequence ATGAAGAAGGTATATTCCGACGCCACGCAGGCGGTCGCCGGCGTGCTCAAGGACGGCATGACGATCATGGCCGGCGGCTTCGGCCTCTGCGGCATCCCCGATGAACTGATCGACGCGATCCAGGCTTCGGGCGTCAAGGACCTCACCGTCATCTCCAACAATGCCGGCATCGACAACGTTGGGCTCGGCAAGCTGCTGCAGACCCGCCAGATCGCGAAGATGATCTCGTCCTATGTCGGCGAGAACAAGGAATTCGCCCGGCAGTATCTCGGCGGCGAACTCGCCATCGAGTTCAACCCGCAAGGCACCCTGGCCGAGCGCATCCGCGCGGGCGGGGCGGGCATCCCGGCCTTCTTCACCAAGACCGGCGTCGGCACTCTCATCGCCGAGGGCAAGGAAATCCGCGAGTTCGACGGCGAGACTTACGTGATGGAGCGCGGCCTATTCGCGGATCTCGCCATCGTCCACGCCTGGAAGGGCGATACCGAAGGCAACCTCGTTTACCGGAAGACCGCCCGCAACTTCAATCCGATGATGGCTACCGCCGCCAAGGTGACGATCGCGCAGGTCGAACATCTGGTCCAGCCGGGCGAGATCGACGGTGACGCGATCCATACGCCGGGCATCTTCATCAAGCGCCTCATCCACGTGGCGATCCGCGAGAAGAGGATCGAGCAGCGCACGACGCGCAAGCGCGGCGAGGCCGCCATCCCCTCCGCCGCCGTCTGA
- a CDS encoding 3-oxoacid CoA-transferase subunit B — MAWTREQMAARAAKELRDGYYVNLGIGIPTLVSNYIPDGMSVQLQSENGMLGMGPFPFEGEEDPDLINAGKQTITELATTSYFSSSDSFGMVRGGHINLSILGAMQVAENGDLANWMIPGKMVKGMGGAMDLVAGVKKVVVVMEHTAKGKDGSESAKLLTACDLPLTGTAVVDMVITDLGVFTIDKKGDGGMILIELADGVTEDEIRSKTEGAFTVALN, encoded by the coding sequence ATGGCCTGGACCCGCGAACAGATGGCGGCGCGCGCCGCCAAGGAACTGCGCGACGGCTACTACGTGAACCTCGGCATCGGCATTCCGACCCTGGTCTCGAACTACATCCCCGACGGCATGTCGGTGCAGCTGCAATCGGAGAACGGCATGCTCGGCATGGGCCCGTTCCCGTTCGAAGGCGAGGAGGACCCCGACCTCATCAACGCCGGCAAGCAGACGATCACCGAACTGGCGACCACCAGCTACTTCTCGTCCTCCGATTCGTTCGGCATGGTCCGTGGCGGACACATCAACCTGTCGATCCTCGGCGCGATGCAGGTGGCGGAGAACGGTGACCTCGCCAACTGGATGATCCCCGGCAAGATGGTGAAGGGCATGGGCGGCGCCATGGACCTCGTCGCCGGCGTGAAGAAGGTGGTGGTGGTGATGGAACACACCGCCAAGGGCAAGGACGGCTCGGAGAGCGCCAAACTCCTCACCGCATGCGATTTGCCGCTCACCGGCACCGCCGTCGTCGACATGGTGATCACCGACCTCGGCGTCTTCACGATCGACAAGAAGGGCGATGGCGGCATGATCCTGATCGAACTCGCCGACGGCGTCACCGAGGATGAGATCCGCTCCAAGACCGAGGGTGCGTTCACCGTCGCGCTGAACTGA
- a CDS encoding polysaccharide pyruvyl transferase family protein, with protein sequence MANDDEVLAAKTFLTFLRNGDRDAFLELEAELLGQSAEKWGALVSAYRALLTFDDLAAEADLDERFRPKIWWMRSPFPGNFGDILTPYMLWHAFGVMPRWFDAKQADGLCIGSIAKFARPGMHLWGTGMPRSTDDLCPTAIYAAVRGPLSRDAVLAAGGQCPEIYGDAAILLPELYSPIVEKTHTIGIIPHVLQEARIRKALTAIGADHVKVISLLAVTFDDIERVIRDILSCEEIVSTSLHGLIVAQAYGIPCQSARLSDGKSAAEDSFKMRDYKQSVGLADAALDLPRKFKDLTWLDRRACVLPPSPLDPKPLRDAFPFPVRVHGRSTARA encoded by the coding sequence GTGGCGAATGACGACGAGGTGCTGGCAGCGAAAACGTTCCTGACCTTTCTCAGGAATGGAGACCGGGACGCGTTCCTCGAACTGGAAGCCGAGTTGCTCGGCCAGTCGGCCGAGAAATGGGGCGCGCTCGTTTCGGCGTATCGCGCTCTGCTGACCTTCGATGACCTGGCGGCGGAAGCCGATCTCGACGAACGCTTCCGTCCGAAGATCTGGTGGATGCGCAGCCCGTTTCCGGGCAATTTCGGCGATATCCTGACGCCCTACATGCTCTGGCACGCCTTCGGCGTGATGCCCCGCTGGTTCGACGCGAAGCAGGCGGACGGTCTCTGCATCGGCAGCATCGCCAAGTTCGCCCGTCCCGGCATGCATCTGTGGGGGACCGGCATGCCGCGCAGCACCGATGACCTCTGCCCGACCGCGATCTACGCGGCGGTGCGCGGCCCGCTCTCCCGCGATGCCGTTCTGGCGGCGGGTGGGCAATGCCCCGAAATCTACGGCGATGCCGCCATTCTGCTTCCCGAACTCTATTCACCCATCGTGGAGAAGACCCACACGATCGGCATCATCCCGCACGTTTTGCAGGAAGCCCGGATCCGCAAGGCTCTGACGGCGATCGGCGCCGACCACGTCAAGGTCATCTCCCTCCTGGCGGTGACGTTCGATGATATCGAACGTGTGATCCGAGACATCCTCTCGTGCGAGGAGATCGTTTCCACGTCGCTTCACGGGCTCATCGTCGCACAGGCCTACGGCATTCCCTGCCAATCGGCGCGTCTGTCTGACGGGAAGAGCGCGGCAGAGGATTCCTTCAAGATGCGAGATTACAAACAATCGGTCGGTCTTGCCGACGCAGCACTCGACTTGCCTCGCAAGTTCAAAGACTTGACCTGGCTCGATCGCCGCGCATGCGTGCTCCCGCCCTCCCCCCTCGACCCGAAGCCGCTGCGGGACGCCTTCCCGTTCCCGGTCCGCGTTCACGGACGGTCGACCGCGCGGGCGTGA
- a CDS encoding DUF3489 domain-containing protein, whose translation MIDETHHALLKAAAESHDQLITRPAGLNARAAKALLAKLRKTALAVEVVVTEDEPHWHSDERGPIGLRLAPTGRESLGLDAGPDKAGTKSRSGTKQALIIAMLQRDEGATVADLMAATSWLAHSTRAALTGLRKRGMTLTKGCDAEGRTVYRLTDDATTEAR comes from the coding sequence ATGATCGACGAAACGCACCATGCGCTGCTGAAGGCAGCCGCCGAATCGCACGACCAACTGATCACCCGTCCAGCCGGGCTGAACGCCCGAGCCGCCAAAGCGCTGCTTGCCAAGCTCCGCAAGACCGCGCTGGCGGTCGAGGTCGTCGTCACCGAGGACGAGCCACACTGGCACAGCGATGAGCGCGGTCCGATCGGACTGCGCCTCGCGCCAACCGGTCGGGAAAGCCTCGGCCTCGACGCCGGACCGGACAAGGCTGGGACAAAGTCGCGATCCGGCACGAAGCAAGCGCTGATCATCGCGATGCTGCAGCGTGACGAGGGCGCCACTGTCGCCGACCTGATGGCCGCCACCAGCTGGCTCGCCCATTCGACGCGCGCCGCCCTGACCGGCTTGCGCAAGCGAGGGATGACCCTCACGAAGGGATGCGATGCAGAGGGTCGGACCGTCTATCGCCTGACCGACGATGCCACGACGGAGGCCCGGTGA
- a CDS encoding DUF2924 domain-containing protein has product MAAVISPELKREIEALASLDLGDLRIRWRQHLRTAPPPHLSRPLMVRLLAYRIQAKALGDLDRDSARLLDRIAKERLRRRAAAERAAKPKAPPLVPPIPTPGLRPGTLLVREFGGEVHTVTVVTGGFAWGETTYASLSEVACAITGTRWNGPRFFGLRDKVATRAPSGAEAASIVVAVGGMT; this is encoded by the coding sequence ATGGCCGCCGTGATCAGCCCCGAGCTCAAGCGTGAGATCGAGGCGCTCGCTTCCCTCGATCTGGGCGACCTGCGCATCCGCTGGCGGCAGCACCTGCGAACCGCTCCTCCCCCGCACCTGTCCCGCCCCCTGATGGTGCGGCTCCTGGCCTACCGCATCCAGGCCAAGGCGTTGGGCGACCTCGATCGCGACAGTGCCCGACTGCTCGATCGGATCGCGAAGGAGCGCCTGCGCCGCCGCGCCGCCGCCGAGCGGGCCGCCAAGCCGAAGGCACCGCCCCTCGTCCCGCCGATCCCGACGCCTGGGCTTCGGCCCGGCACGCTGCTGGTGCGGGAGTTCGGCGGCGAGGTCCACACCGTCACCGTGGTGACCGGTGGGTTTGCCTGGGGGGAGACGACCTATGCGAGCCTGTCGGAGGTCGCCTGCGCGATCACCGGCACCCGCTGGAACGGACCCCGCTTCTTCGGCCTGCGGGACAAGGTAGCCACCAGAGCGCCAAGCGGGGCCGAAGCGGCATCGATAGTTGTGGCCGTGGGAGGGATGACGTGA
- a CDS encoding recombinase family protein gives MASLSKPSHLKAQLPKIQAPKPQAPKILRCAIYTRKSTEHGLDQAFTSLDNQREAAEAYIKSQAHEGWRLLPEAYDDGGVSGGSLDRPALQRLLAEVEAGRVDVVVVYKVDRLTRALSDFAKLVELFDAHGVSFVSVTQAFNTTNSMGRLTLNVLLSFAQFEREVTAERIRDKIAASKRKGMRMGGPVPFGYRVHDKKRMPCPIEAEQVRAIFERYLELGCLNGLAADLQGRGILTKRTPRRDGTVRGGIAFTKGPLAYLLRNRVYIGEVIHKDRHYPGEHEGIVPRELFDAVQAALSEKAQAQGSVRGNTGSWLAGLLYDDRGNRMTPSSARKGALHYRYYVSRALETGQRSEAGSVPRVSAPEIEQAVRKALTATASPDRTSASDETSLLAQVSRIVVHPSHLAIIFVEPEEAGQDDRTEGVGAVEPSHLHVPWSSRPSRRRRQIIRAEGDERSASLRPMRAETRDRLIDGIAKARCWLDDLVAGRAADTHAIAVVEGCSERSVRMTLNLAFLASSVIQAAIEGSLPEGSGISALMNASMIWSEHTDARSSNGA, from the coding sequence ATGGCATCCCTCTCCAAGCCGTCGCACCTCAAAGCCCAGCTTCCGAAGATCCAGGCCCCCAAACCCCAGGCCCCCAAGATCCTGCGCTGCGCGATCTACACCCGCAAATCCACCGAGCACGGTCTCGATCAGGCCTTCACCTCCCTCGACAACCAGCGCGAGGCGGCCGAGGCCTATATCAAGAGCCAGGCGCATGAAGGCTGGCGCCTGCTGCCCGAGGCCTACGACGATGGCGGGGTCTCGGGCGGCAGCCTCGATCGTCCGGCCCTGCAGCGGCTCCTCGCCGAGGTCGAGGCGGGACGCGTCGATGTAGTGGTGGTCTACAAGGTCGACCGGCTCACCCGTGCCCTGTCGGACTTTGCCAAGCTCGTCGAACTGTTCGATGCGCACGGCGTCTCCTTCGTCTCGGTGACCCAGGCCTTCAACACCACCAACAGCATGGGCAGGCTGACGCTCAACGTCCTGCTGTCGTTCGCCCAGTTCGAGCGCGAGGTCACGGCCGAGCGCATCCGCGACAAGATCGCGGCTTCGAAGCGCAAGGGCATGCGCATGGGCGGCCCCGTGCCGTTTGGCTACCGCGTTCATGACAAGAAGCGGATGCCTTGCCCGATCGAAGCCGAGCAGGTGAGGGCGATCTTCGAGCGCTATCTCGAACTCGGCTGCCTCAACGGGCTGGCGGCCGATCTGCAGGGCCGGGGCATTCTAACCAAGCGAACCCCGCGCCGGGATGGCACGGTCCGTGGCGGCATCGCCTTCACCAAGGGGCCGCTGGCCTATCTGCTGCGCAACCGGGTCTATATCGGTGAGGTGATCCATAAGGACCGGCATTACCCCGGCGAGCACGAGGGCATCGTCCCGCGCGAGCTGTTCGATGCGGTCCAGGCGGCGCTGAGCGAGAAGGCGCAGGCGCAAGGTTCGGTCCGGGGCAACACCGGCTCTTGGCTGGCGGGGCTGCTCTACGACGACCGTGGCAACCGGATGACGCCGAGCTCGGCCAGGAAGGGCGCTCTCCACTACCGCTATTACGTCTCGCGCGCACTCGAGACGGGACAGCGCAGCGAGGCCGGCTCGGTCCCGCGGGTGTCGGCGCCCGAAATCGAGCAGGCCGTGCGAAAGGCGCTGACAGCAACCGCCTCCCCTGATCGTACGTCTGCGTCCGACGAGACGTCCCTGCTCGCCCAGGTCAGCCGCATCGTCGTTCACCCGAGCCATCTTGCGATCATCTTCGTCGAGCCGGAGGAGGCCGGACAAGACGACCGGACGGAAGGAGTAGGAGCGGTCGAGCCCTCTCACCTCCATGTACCGTGGTCATCCCGACCGAGCCGTCGTCGGCGCCAGATCATACGCGCTGAGGGAGATGAACGGTCAGCGTCGCTGCGACCGATGCGGGCCGAGACCCGGGACCGTCTCATTGACGGGATCGCCAAGGCGCGCTGCTGGCTCGACGATCTTGTCGCTGGCCGTGCGGCGGACACCCACGCGATCGCCGTAGTGGAAGGCTGCAGCGAGCGCTCGGTGCGCATGACCCTCAACCTCGCCTTCCTCGCTTCGTCCGTCATTCAGGCGGCAATCGAGGGGAGCCTGCCAGAGGGTTCCGGCATTTCCGCGCTCATGAACGCATCAATGATCTGGAGCGAACACACTGATGCCCGTAGCAGTAATGGAGCGTGA
- a CDS encoding GreA/GreB family elongation factor: MTDHVALGRLPHLVIPDTDIFSLRRAVACNPQSDPKVAALTFLASELDRAEIVKSDELPWNVVTMHASAEYRDDVTNDVGRLKLIHPDEEQWDGTCISVLSPLGAAVLGLSEGHSIRWRTPSGGIRGVTILHVLFQPYWKKPNWYGWQTDSALL; the protein is encoded by the coding sequence ATGACGGATCATGTCGCCCTCGGAAGATTACCTCACTTGGTCATCCCGGACACAGATATCTTTAGTCTGCGTCGGGCAGTGGCATGCAATCCTCAAAGCGATCCGAAGGTAGCCGCACTTACCTTTCTCGCCTCGGAGTTGGACCGCGCCGAAATCGTCAAATCGGACGAGTTGCCCTGGAACGTCGTGACGATGCACGCTAGCGCCGAATATCGGGACGATGTCACCAACGATGTCGGACGCCTGAAGCTGATCCACCCGGACGAGGAGCAATGGGACGGGACATGCATCTCGGTCCTATCGCCGCTCGGCGCCGCCGTTCTGGGCTTATCCGAAGGCCATTCGATCAGGTGGCGTACCCCCTCGGGCGGCATACGAGGCGTAACGATCCTACACGTCCTCTTCCAACCGTATTGGAAGAAGCCGAATTGGTATGGCTGGCAGACCGACAGCGCGCTGTTGTGA
- the rnk gene encoding nucleoside diphosphate kinase regulator, which produces MSQKMMKPSIKMTADDHKHLAQLASFAADRTPEVASFLADEVDRARIVGPKACVAGLVQMGCAVEFRDDATGKVQTVTLVYPGEADIEQGRVSVMTPIGAALIGLSIGQSMDWQTRTGTVKQLTVLGVKVPERV; this is translated from the coding sequence GTGTCTCAGAAGATGATGAAGCCGTCCATCAAGATGACGGCGGACGACCATAAGCACTTGGCGCAGTTGGCCTCGTTCGCCGCGGATCGCACGCCCGAGGTGGCTTCCTTCCTCGCCGACGAGGTAGACCGTGCGAGGATAGTCGGTCCCAAGGCCTGCGTTGCCGGCCTCGTGCAGATGGGGTGCGCGGTCGAGTTCAGGGACGATGCGACGGGCAAGGTCCAGACGGTGACGCTGGTCTACCCTGGCGAGGCGGACATCGAGCAGGGACGGGTGTCCGTCATGACTCCCATTGGCGCGGCCCTGATCGGATTGAGCATCGGCCAGTCGATGGACTGGCAAACCCGAACGGGAACCGTGAAGCAGTTGACGGTCCTCGGCGTGAAGGTGCCCGAGAGGGTCTAG